Below is a genomic region from Acetobacter ghanensis.
CTGGCCGCCTGCGTGCTTTGGCGCTGGACATGCCCCCCGTACCGGGGCCGGATCTGCACGCCGTTTATGCACCGGGCATAAACCTGCCGCTTAAAACCCGCGCCATGATAGATTTCCTCACGCAGTGTTACGCCCCTACCCCACCGTGGGAACAGGCGCTCGGCAACACGCTGTAAAAGCCAATCCACGCAAATATGCGGCTGCGGGCCAGACGTTACACGCCCGACCCGGCACCGCTCATACGCCAGATAAAGCCTGCTCAATGGCGGCCAGTTCCGTGGCGTCAAATGTCAGATTATCCAGTGCGGCCAGTGTTTCATCCAGTTGCTGCACGTTTCTGGCACCGATAATGGCGGATGTAACCACCGGGTTGCGCAGCGTCCACGCCACGGCCATTTGCGCCAGACTCTGCCCGCGCGCCTGCGCCAGTTGGTCCAGCTGGCGCACGGCATCCAACACCTGCGGAGTTATGGCTGCCTGATCCAGAAAACGGCTTGTGGCCGCACGGGATTCGGATGGAATACCCCCCAGATATTTGCGCGTCAGCACCCCTTGAGCCAAAGGGGAGAAAATAACACACCCAACCCCAAGCTCCTCCAGCGTTGGCAAAAGGGTGGCCTCTATGCCCCGGTTCAGCAGCGAGTATGCGGGCTGGTGCACAAGCAGGGGAACACCCGCAGAGCGCAAAATGACCTCGGCCTCCCGCGTGCTGGCAGCATCGTAGGAGGAAATGCCCACATAAAGCGCCTTGCCCTGCCTGTGGGCCTGCACCAGCGCACCTATGGTCTCTTCCAGCGGCACATCGGGCGTTGGGCGGTGGGAATAAAAAATATCCACGTAGTCCAGCCCCATGCGCTTCAGGCTCTGGTTAAGGGAGGCGAGCAGATATTTGCGTGACCCGCCATTGCCATAGGGACCGGGCCACATATCCCACCCCGCCTTGGTGGAAATAACCAGTTCATCGCGGTAGGGATGCAGGTCTTTTTGCAAAATACGCCCGAAGTTTTCCTCCGCCGAGCCATAGGGCGTGCCATAATTGTTGGCGAGGTCAAAATGCGTCACGCCCCGGTCAAACGCCCGGCGGATGGTGGCGCGGCCGGTTGCAAAGGCGTCCGTATCTCCAAAATTATGCCACAGACCGAGGGAAATACGCGGCAGGTCCAGCCCGGAATGCCCACAACGCCGGAAGTCTGCCTGCTCGTACCGCGTGGCGGAAGGTTGCCAGTTCATTGGATTACATGATCCTTTTTGGATAAAAATGGAAAAATTGTTATTCAGGCTTGTGTTTTACGCTACCAGAGCCACGTTCCCGCCCTGTGGCTCGCAAAAAGTACTCTCCAGCCACACGGGGGCCACCCGCACACGCAGCACGCTCCATGCCAGCACATAGGCCAGACTGCACCCACCCAGAATAATCGGCATGGGCACAAAGCCGCTGGCCCACAGAATGGACGCCCCGCCAAGGTTACCGCAGAACGCGCCAATACCCGTGGCCCGCCCGACCAAGCTGGCTGGCAGCCAGTCCGTAACCACCCCAAACAGGTTACTGGCAAAAACCTGATGCGCCATAAGGGCAACGGTAAACAGGAGCAGACCAACAGTCAGCGACGTTGTGAAAAACACAAACATCATCGGCACAACGCATAGGGCTGCCGTGCCCATAACAATGCGGCGCGCCTGCTCCAAAGACCCCACATAGGGCCGCAAAAGCCCCGGCAGAACACCCCCGCAGAATGCGCCAATACCCGCACCAATATAAACCGTGCCCGATGCGCCGCTCATGCCGCGCATACTCAGGCCAAAATGGGCATGAAAAATATCGGGCAACCAGCTTAGCAGCAGCCACCATGTGGCGTCCGACAGCACCTTGCTAATGGAAAACGCCACAACAACCCGGCGCACCGCTGGGTCTCGCAGCTGTGCCTGTGCTCCACCACCCGCCTGTTGTGGCGCAACCGAGGTAAAGGCAACCGGCCCACGGAACTGCCAGCACAACGCCAGCACAAGCCCGACCCCGCCAAGCGCCACCACAAGGGCGCGCCAGCCAACCAGAGGCAGAGCCAGCGCCACCAGCAGGGGTGTCAGCACCGCGGCCACATTGGGGGTGGCGTTAAGAATACCAATAACCCTGCCCCGCTCGGAACGCGGGAAGACCTGCGCAATAAACTTCATCATACTAGGGGTGCCTGCGCCCTCAAACGCGCCAAGGCCCGCACGGATCAACACAAAATCCCGCACGGAGGAGGCAAAGGCGTGCAGCACGGTCAGCAGGCTCCAGCCTGTTAGCGCTACACCCAACGTGCGTTTTGGCCCCGCCCAGTCCACCAGCCACCCTGCCGCCAGCAGGCTGCACGCTGCGGCAACCTGCGTCCATGCGGCAATGCTGGCGTAGTCCCGCGCCGTCCAGCCAAATGTCTGATCCAGAACGGGCTTGAGCAGCGCAATAATCTGCCTGTCTGCTGCTGCCACCACAATAATGGAGCATAACAGAACTGTTGTAAAAACCTGCGAAGGACGCTTGGATATTCCGTTCTGTGCCATACTCAGAAATCCTTGCGAAGCACAAAGCCGCCGTAACGCCCGTAATCACGCGGGATGGAGCTGGTCACACCGCCCAGCGCGCCATAGGCCATGTAGGAGGCATAATGCGTGTTAATGGCGTTCCGCATGACAAGTGAAAGCTGGAGCTTGAGCTTTTTGTCCTGCAATGTGGTGCTCATGTTCCATATGCCATAAGCCTTCTGCACCGTGTCTGGCGTTTCGGTCAGGGCGAACTGCGTGCGGCTCTGCCATGTGTAGTCACTATCCACCGATACGGTGAAGCGGTTGTTCAGGCTTTTTGTGTAATCCGCGTTCAGCACAAACTTCCAGCGTGGTGCAAACGGTAAGGGCTGGCCATTCACATTGCACGATGCCGGAGCACCCGCAGGGCAGTTAAACTTGTCCACCACAGCGTAGGTGTAGGCAAAGTTGCCGCCCAGCGTCAGCCCCGGCAGGGTGCGCACGGCCACATCCCCTTCGACCCCCTTGGAGGAGACGGACCCGGCATTGATCATACGGTAAACTGCGCCACCGGCCACGTTATCCAGAAAATTAGCCTGATAGTTGGAAAAATTTTCAATAAATGCCGCAAAGTTTGCCGTCACACGCCGGTGCAGGAACTGGGATTTAAGCCCCAGTTCAAAACTGTTGTTCTGCTCGGGCTTAAGCACCTGCGCATCTGTTGCCTGCATATTGAAAAACGTATTGTAAGCAGGCCCCTTATAGCCATGCGAATAGGTAAAATACGCATGAATATCGGGCTTGATGTCATATTGCAGGCCGATGCGGTCCACATACCCATTTTGCGATGTTGAGCCAGAGGACGCATAGGACGGGCGAATACCCGTGACCGCCACGGCGGATGTGGACCGGCGTGACATGTCATACCCCAGATCATCCCGCAGCAGACGCAGACCCAGAATAGCCCGGAATTTTTTTGTAAAGTTCAGGTTCCCTTCGGCAAAAACGGCATAGTTGTTGTTGGTGATGCCATAATGCGACTGGCCATAAGCCGTGCTTTGCCCATTTTGCGAAAGAGCGCGGCTATACACCTCCCGGTCCACCCCATGCAGGTAGTAAAACCCGGCGACATAATCAAAAAAGTGCCCGCGGGGGGAGGCAATGCGCACTTCCTGCGAGGCCTGCCAGAAGTTCAGCGTGCCGTGGTCCCGCACCTCTGGCAGGGTGGCATACACACCGGACAGGCCATCGTAGTCCTGATCCTGAATGTTCTGCCACTGCCTGTAGGCGGAAATGGATGTTAGCTTGTACCCACGCCCAAGATCCCGATCAACCGTTGCGGAAAACCCGCCAGTATGGTCCACGGACCGGCTTTGTGTATTATTGCTGACCGAGGTGTTGTTTTTGGACGGCGTAACCCCCTCGCCCGCCAGAGCGGAGGCCAATGTGGGGTTGGTTGTCACTGCGCCTGTGGGGTACGCTACCTGATTGGTGGAGGTATAAACCCCTGTTGGCACCAGGTCGTTCTGGTACATGTAGTCCAGCCCAAAGGTAACCTGTGTTTCCTCATCCGGGGTCCAGAGGAACTTGCTGCGTGCGCCACGGTGTTCGTAGCCATTGACCATTGTATCATTGGCCAGATTTTTAACATTCCCGTCAAAACCACCGACCAGAAAAGACGCATTGGCAACAAGTTTGGACGGAACAAGCGTGCCCGAAACACCCCCGGTCAGTCGGTATTCATTACCCGAAAAATAGGAGGTCTCCGCAAAGGCATGAAAGTCCGCCGTAGGCTGCCGGGTTACAATATTGACCGCGCCAGCCGAGGCATTTTTGCCAAACAGCGTCCCCTGTGGCCCGCGCATGACCTCCACATGGTCAAGGTCCAGAATATCCGCCGTGGCCTGCCCCGGCCGGGCCAGCACCACCCCATCCAGCACGGTGGAAACAGACGGCTCCACCCCCGGCGAGGTTGCAATGGTGCCTATACCGCGCACAAAGGTTGCCCGGTCCTTGGAGGAGGAGTTGGCCCGAAAGTTGGCGGAAGGGATAAATTCAAAAATCCCCTGCAGGTCATGCACGTTATCCCGCGTGGCCTGTTTGGCGGAATAGACTGATGTTGCCACCGGCACCTTTTGCAACGGTTCGCTGCGCCTGCGCACGCTAACGGTTACATCCTCCGCCTGCCCGGCTTCGAGTGCAGTGTGGTTTGTGGAAGATTTTTTAGTGGCTGGTGTCTGTAACTGCGCCTGTGCGGTGCCAGCGACCATGGCGCAACCAAGGGACGTCACCGAGACATTCAGAACAATACGGCGCAGGTTCGAAGGCAGGGTGAGCATTCTATTTTCCACTACGTCTGGAAGTTTAAATACGAATCGACTCGCAATTAACGATGCAATTTCGTTATGTAGTCAAGATTAAACTATCAATCGTTGTTAATAATAGAATTTTAGTATATTTAACGATCAAGAATCGCCATAATCCGAGTCCGGAACGGGGTTTCCTGCTCCCGACTCCACGCAACACATTGTGGGACTGCTCAATGCCTGAAACAAAGATATGTTGTAAAACAACACTCTAAGACAAACTTCAGACGCATCCCCTTCCATCACACATATTCCACCAAAAATTGGTGTTGTTTTTGAGGAATACCCAAATGTCTCTCGGTCTGGTAGAAAAAACAGCCTCGCCCACCGTTACAAAACTTGGTGGCCAGATTGGCGCGGAGATCAGGGGCATTACCTTGTCCCCCGATCTGGACGAAGCCAGCGTTGCGTTCGTTTACAACGCCATGCTGGAGCATAAGGTTGTCTTCTTTCGCAAACAGTCGCTGACCAGCGCGCAGCAGGAGGCGCTTGGCGCACGGTTTGGCACGCTTGTGTCCCACCCCACGGTCTCCAGCGCACAAGGCACAAAACATATTTTTGAGCTTAAGGCGCGCAAAGGACGGGCGGCCAACACATGGCACGCGGACATGACATTCATGGCCTCCTACCCCAAGGCGTCCATCCTGCGGTGCATCCGCCCCTCCCCTTATGGCGGCGCAACATTGTGGGCCAATACCGCCACGGCGTACCGCTCGCTACCACAACCCTTGCAGGATCTGGCCGACAAATTATGGGCCATTCACACCAATAACGAGTATGACCACACGGACCTGATTGCCGAGCGCGACTGGGAATTTATTCAGTGGCAGGCCAATGTTTTTGCCGCCCGCGTGTTTGAGGCCAAACACCCTGTGGTGCGCGTACACCCCGAAACGGGGGAAAAGACCCTGCTGCTGGGCCAGTTCATTAAACGGCTGGTCGGCTTCAACCTGCCGGATTCACGGGCATTGCTTGGCATTTTGCAAGGGCATGTTACCCGGCCGGAAAATACAATAACCTGGCACTGGCAGGCTGGGGATGTTGCCATGTGGGATAACAGGGCGACTGAACACCGCGCCATTGCCGACTTTGGTCAGGAGGAGCGGGAACTCCAGCGCGTTACACTGGTGGGGGACACCCCCCGCAGCGTGGATGGGCAGCAAAGCCAGCAGGTTGTAAACGGCACGCCCAACCCGGTCCTGCTACTGGAACAAACGGGCACATGGGGCCCACGCGCGCAGGACTAACGTAACAAGGGGTGCGGAGCGGACCCGGCTTTGGGGCCGCTCAGTCCCACGCAAAAGCCATTTCCACCTCGCGCCCGCCTGCAACGGCCTGCTGTTGCGGGCGGCCAAGGTAATACCCCTGTGCTTCCGAACACCCCATGTTGCAGACCATCTGCAACTGGGCGGCTGTTTCCACCCCTTCCACCGTTACGGTCATGGCGCGAATACTGGCAATGCCCAGAATGGCCTGTATGATTTCCTTGGCGGTAGGGTCTGGCAGCGCCTGCACAAAGCTCCGGTCGATCTTGATTTTGTCGAACGAGAATTTCCACAAATAACTCAGCGAGGAATAGCCTGTTCCAAAATCGTCCATGCTGATCTTGCAGCCCAGCGCCTTGAGCTCGCTTAAAATAACGTTCTTGTGTTCGTATTCATCCATCAGCACGCTTTCGGTAATTTCCACCTCAAGCCGCCTGCCATCCAGACCGGTCTCTTCCAGAACACGTTTGACAATTTCGGGGAATTTTCTGTTTTTGAGCTGAAGGGGGGAAACGTTGACCGAGACATTAACATGCGCTGGCCAGTTCAGCGCCTCGTGGCAGGCAATATACAGGATGCGGGCACCAAGCTGATGAATAAGCCCTGTTTCCTCCGCCAGACGGATAAACACATCAGGCGGGATCATCCCCCGTTCGGGGTGGTTCCAGCGGGCCAGCGCCTCGTAGGACTGCACCTTGCGGGCACTAATGCCGTAAATGGGCTGGTAGTGCAGGAGCAGCCCCTCCCCTTCCACCAGCCGGTGCAGGGCGGATACCAGCTCGGCCCTTTCCAGAATTTCGTAGCTCAGATCGGTATCAAACAGCTTGTGCTGGCAACGCCCTAGCGCCTTGGCGCGGTAGAGCGCCATATCCGCATATTGCAGCAGGGTGGTCACATCCCCCGCCTGCGAGGGAAAACCGGCCGCACCAATACTGGCCCCGGACTTGGCCTCCGCCCCCTGAATAATGTAGGGGCGGCCAAGGCTTGCCACCAGCTCCTCCAGCCGCGCCTCAATTTCCGTCAACGGGCCGCAGTGCTGCCAAACAACCGCAAATTCATCGCCCCCCAACCGGGCAACAAAGTCTTCCTCCCGGCAGCAGGCCTTCAGCCGGTTGGCTGCGGCAATCAGCAGTTCGTCCCCGCCGCTATGGCCATACATGTCGTTAATGG
It encodes:
- a CDS encoding aldo/keto reductase — encoded protein: MNWQPSATRYEQADFRRCGHSGLDLPRISLGLWHNFGDTDAFATGRATIRRAFDRGVTHFDLANNYGTPYGSAEENFGRILQKDLHPYRDELVISTKAGWDMWPGPYGNGGSRKYLLASLNQSLKRMGLDYVDIFYSHRPTPDVPLEETIGALVQAHRQGKALYVGISSYDAASTREAEVILRSAGVPLLVHQPAYSLLNRGIEATLLPTLEELGVGCVIFSPLAQGVLTRKYLGGIPSESRAATSRFLDQAAITPQVLDAVRQLDQLAQARGQSLAQMAVAWTLRNPVVTSAIIGARNVQQLDETLAALDNLTFDATELAAIEQALSGV
- a CDS encoding MFS transporter; the protein is MAQNGISKRPSQVFTTVLLCSIIVVAAADRQIIALLKPVLDQTFGWTARDYASIAAWTQVAAACSLLAAGWLVDWAGPKRTLGVALTGWSLLTVLHAFASSVRDFVLIRAGLGAFEGAGTPSMMKFIAQVFPRSERGRVIGILNATPNVAAVLTPLLVALALPLVGWRALVVALGGVGLVLALCWQFRGPVAFTSVAPQQAGGGAQAQLRDPAVRRVVVAFSISKVLSDATWWLLLSWLPDIFHAHFGLSMRGMSGASGTVYIGAGIGAFCGGVLPGLLRPYVGSLEQARRIVMGTAALCVVPMMFVFFTTSLTVGLLLFTVALMAHQVFASNLFGVVTDWLPASLVGRATGIGAFCGNLGGASILWASGFVPMPIILGGCSLAYVLAWSVLRVRVAPVWLESTFCEPQGGNVALVA
- a CDS encoding TonB-dependent receptor, whose amino-acid sequence is MLTLPSNLRRIVLNVSVTSLGCAMVAGTAQAQLQTPATKKSSTNHTALEAGQAEDVTVSVRRRSEPLQKVPVATSVYSAKQATRDNVHDLQGIFEFIPSANFRANSSSKDRATFVRGIGTIATSPGVEPSVSTVLDGVVLARPGQATADILDLDHVEVMRGPQGTLFGKNASAGAVNIVTRQPTADFHAFAETSYFSGNEYRLTGGVSGTLVPSKLVANASFLVGGFDGNVKNLANDTMVNGYEHRGARSKFLWTPDEETQVTFGLDYMYQNDLVPTGVYTSTNQVAYPTGAVTTNPTLASALAGEGVTPSKNNTSVSNNTQSRSVDHTGGFSATVDRDLGRGYKLTSISAYRQWQNIQDQDYDGLSGVYATLPEVRDHGTLNFWQASQEVRIASPRGHFFDYVAGFYYLHGVDREVYSRALSQNGQSTAYGQSHYGITNNNYAVFAEGNLNFTKKFRAILGLRLLRDDLGYDMSRRSTSAVAVTGIRPSYASSGSTSQNGYVDRIGLQYDIKPDIHAYFTYSHGYKGPAYNTFFNMQATDAQVLKPEQNNSFELGLKSQFLHRRVTANFAAFIENFSNYQANFLDNVAGGAVYRMINAGSVSSKGVEGDVAVRTLPGLTLGGNFAYTYAVVDKFNCPAGAPASCNVNGQPLPFAPRWKFVLNADYTKSLNNRFTVSVDSDYTWQSRTQFALTETPDTVQKAYGIWNMSTTLQDKKLKLQLSLVMRNAINTHYASYMAYGALGGVTSSIPRDYGRYGGFVLRKDF
- a CDS encoding TauD/TfdA dioxygenase family protein, with the protein product MSLGLVEKTASPTVTKLGGQIGAEIRGITLSPDLDEASVAFVYNAMLEHKVVFFRKQSLTSAQQEALGARFGTLVSHPTVSSAQGTKHIFELKARKGRAANTWHADMTFMASYPKASILRCIRPSPYGGATLWANTATAYRSLPQPLQDLADKLWAIHTNNEYDHTDLIAERDWEFIQWQANVFAARVFEAKHPVVRVHPETGEKTLLLGQFIKRLVGFNLPDSRALLGILQGHVTRPENTITWHWQAGDVAMWDNRATEHRAIADFGQEERELQRVTLVGDTPRSVDGQQSQQVVNGTPNPVLLLEQTGTWGPRAQD
- a CDS encoding putative bifunctional diguanylate cyclase/phosphodiesterase, giving the protein MTLRLLEVDVPAYSNQRLMRDIASRVAPVHATEAGSHVLAIFQDNAELAGIPVVDEHNRPIGIVQRRDFFLRLGQRFGYEVYANRPISLLMECEPILVDVHEKVSDFVATILNIRSLNQINEFIITEEGQYYGLGSALSLTRSLHAQAIDTITELNKIAGELRQANKTIMRDKSFISGIVDNIPTAIQVRDIKTGDIIVHNKAAEEYGLHTTAAYANVSHNAPLLLDGKLPEDPFLYQKPDAVEETLMDRQGRERVVSRHDLLIADDDGNMRWELCVADDITEYRDAQRRIERLAHYDSLTGLPNRYYLGIHLGELSQDTDNPFVLLYIDLDYFKSINDMYGHSGGDELLIAAANRLKACCREEDFVARLGGDEFAVVWQHCGPLTEIEARLEELVASLGRPYIIQGAEAKSGASIGAAGFPSQAGDVTTLLQYADMALYRAKALGRCQHKLFDTDLSYEILERAELVSALHRLVEGEGLLLHYQPIYGISARKVQSYEALARWNHPERGMIPPDVFIRLAEETGLIHQLGARILYIACHEALNWPAHVNVSVNVSPLQLKNRKFPEIVKRVLEETGLDGRRLEVEITESVLMDEYEHKNVILSELKALGCKISMDDFGTGYSSLSYLWKFSFDKIKIDRSFVQALPDPTAKEIIQAILGIASIRAMTVTVEGVETAAQLQMVCNMGCSEAQGYYLGRPQQQAVAGGREVEMAFAWD